A window of Luteolibacter flavescens contains these coding sequences:
- a CDS encoding YiiX/YebB-like N1pC/P60 family cysteine hydrolase — translation MMTRCSSSALVLSATLSLAGLASADVAAVPYDLREGDILFHGTGGQQADAVRGATDSPYTHCGVVLSDKGRLLVLEAVQPVSITTVEEFEKRSKAGTFHARRLKSAPDAAAVEKAKAWGKKQVGLNYDTGFKWGDDKLYCSELVWKVFHEAGVKLCEPRRFHDYKLDHPDVKPLIAQRYGSADKLPKNEPVVAPSDLAESDLLVEVPRVEKK, via the coding sequence ATGATGACGCGTTGCTCCTCCTCCGCTCTCGTGCTGTCCGCGACCCTCTCGCTCGCCGGTCTCGCCTCCGCCGATGTGGCGGCGGTACCGTATGACCTCCGCGAGGGCGATATCCTCTTCCACGGCACCGGCGGGCAACAGGCGGACGCGGTCCGCGGCGCGACGGATTCGCCCTACACGCACTGCGGCGTGGTGCTCAGCGACAAGGGCCGCCTGCTGGTGCTGGAGGCCGTGCAACCGGTGAGCATCACCACCGTGGAGGAATTCGAAAAACGCTCGAAGGCCGGCACCTTCCACGCCCGCCGCCTGAAGTCCGCGCCGGACGCCGCCGCGGTGGAAAAGGCGAAGGCCTGGGGAAAGAAGCAGGTCGGCCTGAACTACGACACCGGCTTCAAGTGGGGCGATGACAAGCTGTACTGCTCCGAGCTGGTCTGGAAGGTCTTCCACGAAGCCGGCGTGAAGCTCTGCGAGCCGCGCCGCTTCCACGACTACAAGCTCGACCACCCGGACGTGAAGCCGCTCATCGCCCAGCGCTACGGCTCCGCCGACAAGCTGCCGAAGAACGAGCCCGTCGTCGCCCCCAGCGACCTCGCGGAGTCGGACCTCCTAGTGGAAGTCCCGCGCGTGGAGAAGAAGTGA
- a CDS encoding TPR end-of-group domain-containing protein: protein MLCQFRRRIEAIPVTHDPDAACRRAMGYLELGLPEEALAELDEITAPGSLALHLRVDVLFRLGDWPAAAAICVPMTEQEPSDPGWWIQAAYAQRRAASLQEAEMILRAGLTRHPANGMMLYNLACYACMQGRTDEARGYFHRATATDPEQMLEMGLIDPDLEAIRPWLLELLAAHRTRTTSA from the coding sequence ATGCTTTGCCAATTCCGCCGCCGCATCGAAGCTATCCCCGTGACCCACGACCCCGATGCCGCCTGCCGCCGAGCGATGGGCTACCTGGAACTCGGCCTGCCGGAGGAAGCTCTCGCCGAGCTGGATGAAATCACCGCACCCGGCAGCCTCGCCCTGCATCTGCGCGTCGATGTCCTCTTCCGCCTCGGCGACTGGCCCGCCGCCGCCGCGATCTGCGTGCCCATGACCGAGCAGGAGCCCTCCGATCCCGGCTGGTGGATCCAAGCCGCCTACGCCCAACGCCGCGCCGCCTCCCTCCAGGAAGCCGAGATGATCCTCCGCGCCGGCCTCACCCGCCACCCGGCGAATGGCATGATGCTCTACAATCTCGCCTGCTACGCCTGCATGCAGGGCCGCACCGATGAAGCACGCGGCTACTTCCACCGCGCCACCGCCACTGATCCCGAGCAAATGCTGGAAATGGGCCTCATCGACCCCGACCTCGAGGCCATCCGCCCCTGGCTGCTGGAACTCCTCGCCGCCCATCGTACGCGCACGACCTCCGCATAA
- a CDS encoding M20 family metallopeptidase, whose amino-acid sequence MTGPVDLLQQLVRIPSVNPDNPAGTDKTGEAALAEFLSGWLAALGAEVALEEIKPGRPNLIARFAPRDGRPRILLGPHLDTVGVGSMTIDPFGGEIGDGRVWGRGTSDTKGPMAAMLWGLKENAARLADLPVAVDFVAFMGEESGQWGSKDFARHHAHDYAFAIVGEPTSLDIVYTTKGSLWATLRATGKAAHSSQPERGDNAAMKLARALDVLERELAAELATYTHDVLGRSTINVGVLRAGSRPNIVPDLAEAEIDIRITPALRDAGGALALLEKTISRLALPLEIVKPKENPPMEMPETHPWIGRIREVRAASRPVGAPWFSDAAHLSDAGLASVCMGPGSIDQAHTCDEFIEIAALEEGAVFFSELVRSLG is encoded by the coding sequence ATGACTGGTCCCGTCGATCTCCTCCAGCAGCTCGTCCGCATCCCATCCGTGAATCCGGACAATCCGGCGGGCACGGACAAGACGGGCGAGGCGGCGCTGGCGGAGTTCCTGTCCGGCTGGCTGGCCGCGCTGGGCGCGGAGGTGGCGCTGGAGGAAATCAAGCCGGGCCGGCCGAATCTGATCGCCCGCTTCGCGCCGCGCGATGGCAGGCCGCGCATCCTGCTGGGCCCGCACCTAGATACGGTGGGCGTGGGCAGCATGACCATCGACCCCTTCGGCGGGGAGATCGGTGACGGCCGGGTGTGGGGCCGCGGCACCTCGGACACGAAGGGCCCGATGGCGGCGATGCTATGGGGGCTGAAGGAAAACGCGGCGAGGCTGGCGGATCTGCCGGTGGCGGTGGATTTCGTGGCCTTCATGGGCGAGGAGTCGGGCCAATGGGGCTCGAAGGATTTCGCGCGGCACCACGCGCATGACTACGCCTTCGCCATCGTGGGCGAGCCGACTTCGCTCGACATCGTCTATACGACGAAGGGCTCGCTATGGGCGACGCTGCGGGCGACGGGGAAGGCAGCGCATTCCTCGCAGCCGGAGCGCGGGGACAATGCGGCGATGAAGCTGGCGCGCGCGCTGGACGTGCTGGAGCGCGAGCTGGCCGCGGAACTGGCGACCTACACGCACGACGTGCTGGGCCGCTCGACGATCAATGTGGGCGTGCTTCGCGCGGGTTCGCGGCCGAATATCGTGCCGGATCTGGCAGAGGCGGAGATCGACATCCGCATCACCCCGGCCCTGCGCGATGCGGGCGGGGCGCTGGCGCTGCTGGAGAAGACGATCTCGCGGCTGGCATTGCCGCTGGAGATCGTGAAGCCGAAGGAGAATCCGCCGATGGAAATGCCGGAGACGCACCCGTGGATCGGGCGCATCCGGGAGGTGCGCGCGGCGTCGAGGCCGGTGGGGGCACCGTGGTTTTCGGATGCGGCGCACTTATCCGATGCGGGGCTGGCATCGGTGTGCATGGGGCCCGGGTCGATCGACCAGGCGCACACGTGCGATGAATTCATCGAGATTGCCGCGCTGGAAGAGGGCGCGGTGTTTTTCTCGGAGTTGGTGAGGTCTTTGGGGTGA
- a CDS encoding DUF4332 domain-containing protein, giving the protein MGKLVDIEGIGPDDAELLEATGWADAQTLAKADPEVLTREIADANAMLRIVARTPERRKVERWIAAAARSLESGAARTVRTRRDSSPAETPADRPRRKRVATTGAATSTKKEQEAPAPQESSAEADQSGELALAAVSGPVNFEADPDVAEMLAAAPLALPIPARELAARGIAPSEIAVAPLLNRALGDLDVRVTIEKPQRTELPEAPASSASSSSSSVSTGTAASPARRSPAPSVQVSDSNFPAGRRGFDSSKIRTIEEFQGDAPPVRASSSKSGMQDERIALLRSPLEKTNRGRKPGSRFFIRGVLHDKPLQVWFGGLITVLLQLLVPLAIIAAPLLILSDMKPEKFPWVPPWIIAFPLALPVFGVLYAIISTGAKCRVCAQRMYVPKQCLKNRKAHHLPLLGYIGAVALQVMVFKWYNCTFCGTSIRIKK; this is encoded by the coding sequence ATGGGGAAGCTTGTTGATATCGAAGGCATCGGACCTGATGACGCGGAACTGCTGGAAGCCACCGGCTGGGCCGATGCGCAGACACTTGCCAAGGCGGATCCCGAGGTGCTGACCCGGGAGATCGCCGACGCGAATGCCATGCTCCGCATCGTCGCCCGCACGCCGGAGCGTCGGAAGGTGGAGCGCTGGATCGCCGCGGCAGCCCGCTCGCTGGAGTCCGGTGCCGCGCGCACCGTCCGCACCCGCAGGGACTCATCGCCCGCGGAGACCCCGGCAGATCGCCCGCGGCGGAAGCGCGTCGCCACCACCGGTGCCGCCACTTCCACGAAAAAGGAGCAGGAAGCGCCCGCCCCACAGGAATCCTCTGCCGAGGCCGACCAGAGCGGGGAGCTCGCGCTGGCCGCGGTATCCGGCCCTGTGAATTTCGAGGCGGACCCGGATGTCGCCGAGATGCTCGCCGCCGCGCCGCTCGCCCTGCCCATCCCGGCACGCGAGCTTGCCGCGCGTGGCATCGCCCCCTCGGAGATCGCCGTCGCCCCGCTGCTCAATCGCGCGCTCGGCGACCTCGATGTCCGCGTGACCATCGAGAAGCCGCAGCGCACCGAGCTGCCGGAGGCGCCCGCTTCCTCGGCATCGTCATCATCATCTTCGGTATCGACCGGCACCGCAGCTTCGCCCGCACGTCGTTCGCCCGCGCCCTCCGTGCAGGTCTCGGACTCGAATTTCCCCGCTGGCCGCCGCGGCTTTGACTCGTCGAAGATCCGCACCATCGAGGAATTCCAGGGCGACGCCCCGCCGGTGCGCGCCTCCTCCAGCAAATCCGGCATGCAGGACGAGCGCATCGCCCTGCTGCGCTCGCCGCTGGAAAAGACGAATCGCGGTCGCAAGCCCGGATCGCGCTTCTTCATTCGCGGCGTGCTGCATGACAAGCCGCTGCAGGTCTGGTTCGGCGGGCTCATCACCGTGCTGCTCCAGCTCCTGGTGCCGCTCGCCATCATCGCCGCGCCGCTGCTCATCCTCTCCGACATGAAGCCGGAGAAATTCCCCTGGGTGCCGCCGTGGATCATCGCCTTCCCGCTGGCGCTGCCCGTTTTCGGCGTGCTCTACGCGATCATCAGCACTGGCGCGAAGTGCCGTGTCTGCGCCCAGCGCATGTATGTGCCGAAGCAGTGCCTGAAGAACCGCAAGGCCCACCACCTGCCGCTGCTCGGCTACATCGGTGCCGTGGCTTTGCAGGTGATGGTCTTCAAGTGGTACAACTGCACCTTCTGCGGCACCTCCATCCGCATCAAGAAGTAG
- the prmC gene encoding peptide chain release factor N(5)-glutamine methyltransferase, with the protein MTTVLETLDKGTAYLTKKGIEDARRNMQLLVAHQLACTRMDLYLRFDQPLEETDLAPLRDLLKKRGEGVPIQHLIGYVTFHRRDFKTDARALIPRPETEELAEWLLKNAKLPPNPRILDMGCGSGVLGLTLAADTPGSHVTLADVSPEALALARENAAELEVTNVTFVESDLFTAPQLGGPGYDLIVANLPYVPEVDRPTLARELAHDPALALFSGADGLDLIRRFVPEAAARLAPGGWLALEIGIDQSREVEGLMQRASLTGVLTLKDLSGIPRFPIARCGGSPTDH; encoded by the coding sequence ATGACGACCGTTCTGGAGACCCTCGACAAGGGCACCGCCTATCTGACGAAAAAGGGCATCGAGGACGCTCGGCGAAACATGCAACTGCTGGTGGCCCACCAGCTTGCGTGCACGCGCATGGATCTCTACCTGCGCTTCGACCAGCCACTGGAGGAGACCGATCTGGCCCCGCTGCGCGACCTGCTGAAAAAGCGCGGCGAGGGCGTGCCGATCCAGCACCTCATCGGCTACGTCACCTTTCACCGCCGCGACTTCAAAACGGACGCCCGCGCGCTGATCCCCCGCCCGGAGACGGAGGAGCTGGCGGAGTGGCTGCTGAAAAATGCAAAGCTCCCGCCCAATCCGCGTATCCTCGACATGGGCTGCGGCAGCGGCGTGCTCGGCCTGACGCTGGCGGCAGACACCCCCGGCTCGCATGTCACGCTCGCAGACGTCTCGCCGGAGGCTCTCGCGCTCGCCCGGGAAAACGCGGCGGAGCTGGAAGTGACCAATGTCACCTTCGTCGAAAGCGATCTCTTCACCGCTCCCCAGCTCGGCGGGCCGGGCTACGACCTGATCGTGGCAAATCTTCCCTACGTCCCGGAGGTGGACCGGCCGACGCTGGCGAGGGAGCTGGCGCACGATCCCGCGCTGGCGCTCTTCAGCGGGGCGGACGGGCTGGATCTCATCCGGCGCTTCGTCCCCGAGGCGGCGGCGCGGCTGGCTCCCGGCGGCTGGCTTGCCTTGGAAATCGGCATCGACCAGTCGCGCGAGGTCGAGGGCTTGATGCAGCGGGCTTCCCTGACCGGCGTCTTGACTCTCAAGGACCTTTCCGGCATCCCCCGCTTCCCGATCGCGCGATGCGGTGGTTCCCCCACGGATCACTGA
- the murA gene encoding UDP-N-acetylglucosamine 1-carboxyvinyltransferase: MDKLIVHGGTPIHGAITISGSKNASLPILAATLLTDEDCVIRRVPDVSDTNYMVQILSALGADVERFSGTVRVTAADISDTADYEIVRRMRASVCVMGPLLARKRRCVVALPGGCVIGDRPVDLHVRGLEALGAKAEIEGGNVVLSAPDGLKGATIDLCGPMGPTVLGTDNVMMAATLAEGITTITSAACEPEVVDLADFLNSMGAKITGAGTPVITIEGVEKLKGTVHNVIPDRIEAGTFMVAAAIAGEGVTLRRLRHEHLTAVTAALRKAGHQVHFNDVGDACTIHRADNPMPAEIVTEPYPGYPTDMQAQMTALFATTPGTSMVVDTIFPQRFMHCAELKRMGADIQVNDGKAVIKGVDQLSAAPVMASDLRASAALVLAALTAKGSTEIRRLYHIDRGYEHIDEKLQALGANLERVRE; the protein is encoded by the coding sequence ATGGACAAGCTCATCGTTCACGGCGGCACCCCGATTCACGGCGCGATCACGATCTCCGGGTCGAAGAACGCCTCGCTGCCGATCCTAGCCGCCACGCTGCTGACCGATGAGGACTGCGTGATCCGCCGCGTGCCCGATGTCTCGGACACGAACTACATGGTGCAAATCCTCAGCGCGCTGGGTGCGGATGTGGAGCGCTTCTCCGGTACGGTGCGGGTGACGGCGGCGGATATCTCGGACACCGCGGACTACGAGATCGTGCGCCGCATGCGAGCGTCCGTCTGCGTGATGGGCCCGTTGCTGGCGCGGAAGCGCCGCTGCGTGGTGGCGCTGCCCGGCGGCTGCGTCATCGGGGACCGGCCGGTGGACCTGCACGTCCGCGGCTTGGAAGCCCTCGGCGCGAAGGCGGAGATCGAGGGGGGAAATGTGGTGCTCTCCGCTCCGGACGGCCTGAAGGGCGCGACGATCGACCTCTGCGGCCCGATGGGCCCGACCGTGCTGGGCACGGACAATGTGATGATGGCCGCGACGCTGGCCGAGGGCATCACCACGATCACCTCCGCGGCGTGCGAGCCGGAGGTGGTGGACCTGGCGGATTTCCTGAATTCCATGGGCGCGAAGATCACTGGAGCCGGCACGCCGGTCATCACGATCGAGGGCGTGGAAAAGCTGAAGGGCACGGTGCACAATGTGATCCCGGACCGCATCGAGGCCGGCACCTTCATGGTGGCCGCGGCCATCGCGGGGGAGGGCGTCACGCTGCGCCGCCTGCGCCACGAGCACCTCACGGCCGTGACCGCGGCGCTGCGCAAGGCTGGCCACCAGGTGCACTTCAATGACGTGGGCGATGCCTGCACCATCCACCGCGCGGACAATCCGATGCCCGCGGAGATCGTGACGGAGCCGTATCCCGGCTACCCCACGGACATGCAGGCGCAGATGACGGCGCTCTTTGCCACCACGCCGGGCACGAGCATGGTGGTGGACACGATTTTCCCGCAGCGCTTCATGCACTGCGCGGAGCTGAAGCGCATGGGCGCGGACATCCAGGTGAATGACGGCAAGGCCGTGATCAAGGGCGTGGACCAGCTCAGCGCCGCCCCGGTGATGGCCAGCGACCTGCGCGCCTCCGCCGCCCTCGTCCTGGCCGCCCTGACGGCAAAGGGCAGCACCGAGATCCGCCGCCTCTATCACATCGACCGCGGCTACGAGCACATCGATGAAAAGCTCCAGGCGCTCGGTGCAAATCTGGAGCGCGTGCGCGAGTAG
- a CDS encoding valine--tRNA ligase: MSDLPKAYEPQEVEAKWYAAWLEGKCFEADPSSEKEAYSIVIPPPNVTGILHLGHVLNNTIQDILARRARQLGKEVLWLPGTDHAGIATQTKVERELREKEGKTRRDLGREEFLKRVWDFKDKHGNIIISQLKRLGCSCDWSRERFTMDESYTKWVSHVFVELFKEGLIYRGKRIVNWCPVSLTALSDEEVIMKEQNSKLFFMKYELTDAPGEFLEISTTRPETLMGDVAVAVNPKDPRFAKYVGRTVNRPFPHAAIPVIADEHVDIEFGTGALKITPAHDKADFEIGIRHNLEIIDVLTPDGHVNCPELPELHGLERFAARRKAAAMLEEMGLLIKIEEYKNNVGYSERADVPVEPRISMQWFLKYPCVKEAADAVANGEIAFRPERWAKTYAHWMENLQDWCISRQLWWGHQIPVWYRKEKLDELKNAESLDMSDFTSGDIHVGTEAPADEAEWVRDEDVMDTWFSSWLWPFATMANVGEETPTLKKFYPTTDLVTGPDIIFFWVARMIMAGFRFQGELPFKNVFFTALIRDMKGRKLSKSLGNSPDPIELMDKYGSDGVRFGLMRIAPLGADMRYDEEQIEGGRNFANKLYNACRFREMAGQIEFPENDGEDDEDHDVVGMANCFHIDILAKLDVLAADLDKIYADYRFGELAQRLYEFLWSDFCDQFLEAVKGDLRDSAAPEARAVTVSVMDTVLSRYLQLLHPFMPHITEELSLRMGYMNEGEFLMLAELPEEPVLAGLSAEDTAAEQAKAAAIYETAGRIRNLKAEYNVATRRDVKLVIKSPVAWFGEEKSVLAILTGAGEILLDDAYDALKGTPVALTAVGEIYLPLEGLIDVEAEKIRLTREIGKLEQELARSEAKLSNESFVARAPAEVVEQEKARLEEWRGKLAQLREMLQGLA, from the coding sequence ATGTCCGACCTGCCGAAAGCCTATGAACCCCAAGAGGTGGAAGCCAAGTGGTACGCCGCCTGGCTCGAAGGGAAGTGCTTCGAAGCCGATCCGTCCTCCGAAAAAGAGGCCTACTCGATCGTCATCCCGCCTCCGAATGTCACCGGCATCCTGCATCTCGGCCACGTCCTGAACAATACCATCCAAGACATCCTTGCCCGCCGCGCCCGCCAGCTGGGGAAGGAAGTCCTCTGGCTCCCCGGCACCGACCACGCCGGCATCGCCACCCAGACAAAGGTGGAGCGCGAGCTGCGAGAAAAGGAAGGCAAGACCCGCCGCGACCTCGGCCGCGAGGAATTCCTCAAGCGCGTCTGGGACTTCAAGGACAAGCACGGCAACATCATCATCAGCCAGCTCAAGCGCCTCGGCTGCTCCTGCGACTGGAGCCGCGAGCGCTTCACCATGGACGAGTCCTACACGAAGTGGGTGAGCCACGTCTTCGTGGAGCTTTTCAAGGAAGGCCTCATCTACCGCGGCAAGCGCATCGTGAACTGGTGCCCGGTCTCCCTCACCGCGCTGTCCGATGAAGAGGTGATCATGAAGGAACAGAACTCGAAGCTCTTCTTCATGAAGTACGAGCTCACGGATGCTCCCGGCGAGTTCCTCGAAATTTCCACCACCCGCCCGGAGACGCTCATGGGCGACGTGGCCGTGGCCGTGAACCCGAAGGACCCGCGCTTCGCGAAGTACGTGGGCCGCACGGTGAACCGTCCCTTCCCGCACGCCGCGATCCCGGTGATCGCCGACGAGCACGTGGACATCGAGTTCGGCACCGGCGCGCTGAAGATCACCCCCGCGCACGACAAGGCGGACTTCGAGATCGGCATCCGCCACAATCTCGAGATCATCGACGTGCTCACGCCGGACGGTCATGTGAATTGCCCGGAGCTGCCGGAGCTTCACGGGCTTGAGCGTTTCGCGGCCCGCCGGAAGGCCGCCGCGATGCTCGAGGAGATGGGCCTGCTCATCAAGATCGAGGAATACAAAAACAACGTCGGCTACTCCGAGCGCGCCGACGTGCCCGTGGAGCCGCGCATTTCGATGCAGTGGTTCCTCAAGTATCCCTGCGTGAAGGAAGCCGCCGATGCGGTGGCAAACGGCGAGATCGCCTTCCGCCCCGAGCGCTGGGCGAAGACCTATGCCCACTGGATGGAAAACCTGCAGGACTGGTGCATCAGCCGCCAGCTCTGGTGGGGCCACCAGATCCCCGTGTGGTATCGGAAGGAGAAGCTCGACGAGCTGAAGAATGCCGAGTCGCTCGACATGTCGGACTTCACCAGCGGCGACATCCACGTGGGCACCGAGGCCCCTGCCGACGAGGCGGAGTGGGTGCGCGACGAGGACGTGATGGACACCTGGTTCAGCTCCTGGCTCTGGCCCTTCGCCACCATGGCAAACGTGGGCGAGGAGACGCCGACGCTGAAGAAATTCTACCCCACCACCGACCTGGTGACGGGGCCAGACATCATCTTCTTCTGGGTGGCGCGCATGATCATGGCGGGCTTCCGTTTCCAGGGCGAGCTGCCGTTCAAGAACGTCTTCTTCACCGCCCTGATCCGCGACATGAAGGGCCGCAAGCTATCCAAGTCGCTCGGCAATTCGCCGGACCCCATCGAGCTGATGGACAAGTATGGCTCGGATGGCGTGCGCTTCGGCCTCATGCGCATCGCGCCGCTCGGCGCCGACATGCGCTACGATGAGGAGCAGATCGAGGGCGGGCGGAACTTCGCGAACAAGCTCTACAATGCCTGCCGCTTCCGCGAGATGGCCGGGCAGATCGAGTTCCCGGAAAACGACGGGGAAGACGATGAAGATCACGATGTGGTCGGCATGGCGAATTGCTTCCACATCGACATCCTCGCGAAGCTCGACGTGCTCGCGGCCGATCTGGACAAGATCTACGCCGACTATCGCTTCGGCGAGCTGGCCCAGCGTCTCTACGAGTTCCTGTGGAGCGACTTCTGCGACCAATTCCTGGAAGCCGTGAAGGGCGACCTGCGCGACAGCGCCGCGCCGGAAGCGCGCGCCGTGACCGTCTCGGTGATGGATACGGTGCTGAGCCGCTACCTGCAGCTCCTGCATCCCTTCATGCCGCACATCACCGAGGAGCTTTCCCTGCGGATGGGCTACATGAACGAGGGCGAATTCCTGATGCTCGCGGAGCTTCCCGAGGAGCCCGTGCTGGCCGGCTTGTCCGCCGAGGACACCGCCGCCGAGCAGGCAAAGGCCGCCGCGATCTACGAGACCGCAGGCCGCATCCGGAACCTGAAGGCCGAGTACAACGTGGCCACCCGCCGCGATGTGAAGCTGGTCATCAAGAGCCCCGTCGCTTGGTTCGGCGAGGAGAAGTCCGTGCTGGCCATCCTCACCGGTGCCGGGGAGATCCTGCTCGACGATGCCTACGACGCGCTGAAGGGCACGCCCGTGGCGCTCACCGCCGTGGGCGAGATCTACCTGCCGCTGGAAGGCCTGATCGACGTGGAAGCGGAGAAGATCCGCCTGACCCGCGAGATCGGCAAGCTGGAGCAGGAGCTGGCCCGCAGCGAGGCGAAGCTTTCCAACGAGAGCTTCGTCGCCCGTGCCCCCGCCGAGGTGGTGGAGCAGGAGAAGGCGCGCCTGGAAGAATGGCGCGGGAAACTGGCTCAACTCCGCGAGATGTTGCAAGGTCTCGCATGA
- a CDS encoding EVE domain-containing protein translates to MRHWLIKSEPDVFGIDDLAKVKQEPWSGVRNYQARNYMRDEMKPGDLALFYHSNATPPGSVGVARVVGAPYPDPTQFDPASEYHDPKSTPENPRWMLVDFEFVAKFSSEVPLQQMKDDPALEGMMVLQKGTRLSITPVEAKHFKRICKLGGWKA, encoded by the coding sequence ATGCGTCACTGGTTGATCAAGTCCGAGCCCGATGTCTTCGGCATCGACGACCTTGCGAAGGTGAAGCAGGAGCCTTGGAGCGGCGTGCGGAACTACCAGGCGCGGAACTACATGCGGGACGAGATGAAGCCCGGCGACCTCGCCCTCTTCTACCACTCGAATGCCACGCCGCCCGGTTCCGTCGGCGTCGCCCGCGTGGTCGGTGCACCGTATCCGGACCCCACGCAATTCGACCCCGCGTCCGAGTATCACGACCCGAAGTCCACGCCGGAGAACCCGCGCTGGATGCTCGTTGATTTCGAGTTCGTCGCGAAGTTCTCCAGCGAAGTCCCGCTCCAGCAGATGAAGGACGACCCTGCCCTCGAAGGCATGATGGTCCTCCAGAAAGGCACCCGCCTTTCCATCACCCCCGTCGAAGCGAAGCACTTCAAGCGGATCTGCAAGCTCGGCGGCTGGAAGGCGTGA
- a CDS encoding BON domain-containing protein — MKNLARTTRRLLAITALTLATAHATPEIVPTDDAGLADFISMTFSADERLAEDGIRVSVNQGIATLTGRVTTLNQAERAVERTKSVEAVRGVISLIKIAPARTSDQQVGAEIARRIGASPGIGTSSVTVGVRGQFAVIDGKVGTWDEQELAREIASEIPGISMIENRVEASDSSARSDRAIRWQIQRDIADDPLHDGLNISVSVNGGSVRLAGEVGTTGEKSQLIHRAKVAGVGTVNGDGLDVTRSLSMEGMTGKVPSQNAIRQTLNDVFARDKRLKGADVTIDLQGRIVKLGGSAATAEVKAAAESTARGVPGVEIVVNRITVGSPDRQVASVGTGE; from the coding sequence CGATTACTGCTCTGACACTTGCGACCGCCCACGCCACGCCGGAAATCGTTCCGACGGATGACGCCGGACTCGCGGACTTCATCAGCATGACTTTCAGCGCCGACGAGCGCCTCGCCGAGGACGGCATCCGCGTCTCGGTGAACCAGGGAATCGCCACCCTCACGGGCCGCGTGACCACTCTCAATCAGGCCGAGCGCGCCGTGGAACGCACCAAGTCCGTTGAGGCGGTGCGCGGCGTCATTTCCCTGATCAAGATCGCCCCGGCCCGCACCAGCGACCAGCAGGTGGGCGCCGAGATCGCCCGCCGCATCGGAGCTTCGCCAGGCATCGGTACCAGCTCCGTGACCGTCGGCGTGCGTGGCCAATTCGCCGTGATCGACGGCAAGGTCGGTACTTGGGACGAGCAGGAGCTTGCCCGCGAGATCGCCTCAGAAATTCCCGGTATTTCGATGATCGAGAACCGCGTCGAGGCAAGCGACAGCTCCGCTCGCAGCGACCGCGCCATCCGCTGGCAGATCCAGCGCGACATCGCCGATGATCCGCTTCACGACGGCCTGAACATTTCCGTCTCCGTGAATGGCGGCAGCGTCCGCCTCGCCGGGGAAGTCGGCACGACCGGAGAGAAGTCCCAGCTCATCCATCGTGCGAAAGTCGCCGGTGTGGGCACGGTGAATGGCGATGGCCTCGACGTAACGCGCAGCCTCTCCATGGAGGGCATGACGGGCAAGGTGCCGAGTCAGAATGCCATCCGCCAGACCCTCAATGATGTCTTCGCCCGCGACAAGCGCCTGAAGGGCGCGGACGTGACCATCGACCTCCAAGGCCGCATCGTGAAGCTGGGCGGAAGCGCCGCCACCGCCGAGGTGAAGGCCGCAGCCGAGTCCACCGCCCGCGGTGTCCCCGGTGTGGAGATCGTGGTCAACCGCATCACCGTCGGCAGCCCCGATCGCCAGGTGGCCTCGGTCGGCACGGGTGAATGA